The following proteins are co-located in the Solanum pennellii chromosome 1, SPENNV200 genome:
- the LOC107008029 gene encoding 40S ribosomal protein S10-1-like, translated as MIISEKNRREISKYLFQEGVCYAKKDYNLAKHPLIDVPNLQVIKLMQSFKSKEYVRETFAWMHYYWYLTNDGIEFLRTYLNLPSEIVPATLKKSAKPLGRPMGGPPGDRPRGPPRFEGDRPRYGDRDGYRAGPRGPPGEFGGEKGGAPADYQPAFRGSGGRPGFGRGSGGFGGGAPTSSNFS; from the exons ATG attaTCTCAGAGAAGAACCGTAGAGAGATCTCCAAATACCTCTTCCAAG AGGGAGTGTGCTATGCGAAGAAGGATTACAACTTGGCCAAGCATCCGTTAATCGATGTGCCAAATCTACAGGTTATCAAACTGATGCAGAGCTTCAAATCTAAGGAGTATGTTCGCGAGACATTCGCTTGGATGCACTACTACTGGTACCTTACAAATGATGGCATTGAGTTCCTCAGGACTTACCTTAACCTTCCATCTGAAATTGTCCCGGCTACACTGAAGAAATCTGCCAAACCCCTTGGTCGTCCCATGGGTGGCCCTCCAGGCGATCGTCCACG TGGACCACCAAGGTTTGAGGGTGATAGGCCAAGGTATGGTGACAGAGATGGTTACCGTGCTGGACCTAGAGGTCCACCTGGTGAGTTTGGAGGTGAGAAAGGTGGCGCCCCAGCTGATTACCAGCCTGCTTTCAGG GGTTCTGGTGGAAGACCTGGATTCGGCCGTGGATCTGGAGGTTTTGGCGGCGGTGCACCTACTAGTTCAAACTTCTCTTAG
- the LOC107008405 gene encoding stress-related protein isoform X2 yields MAETNPKTQQPAEMIDGEKLKYLEFLQVAMIHAALCVVKVYGYAKENSGPLKPGVQTVEGTVKTVVGPVYDKFHDVPVEVLKFVDRKVDQSVRTIETRVPPMVKQAPAAARSVAADVKSAGVMGAASGLAKTVYAKYEPTAKGLYTKYEPMAEQYAASAWLSLNKFPIVPKVTQAVVPTAAYYSEKYNVMVQQTAEKGYKVASYLPLVPTEKIAKVFSTQPVASS; encoded by the exons ATGGCCGAAACAAACCCTAAGACTCAACAACCCGCCGAGATG ATTGATGGAGAGAAATTGAAGTATTTGGAATTCTTGCAAGTGGCGATGATTCATGCGGCGCTATGTGTGGTGAAGGTGTATGGTTACGCTAAAGAGAATTCTGGTCCCTTGAAGCCTGGTGTTCAGACTGTTGAAGGCACCGTTAAGACCGTGGTTGGCCCTGTTTATGATAAATTTCATGATGTTCCCGTCGAAGTCCTCAAGTTTGTTGACCGCAAG GTTGATCAGTCTGTTCGTACGATTGAAACTCGTGTCCCCCCTATGGTCAAGCAAGCTCCTGCAGCTGCTCGCTCTGTTGCAGCTGATGTCAAAAGTGCTGGTGTGATGGGAGCTGCATCAGGACTTGCTAAAACAGTCTATGCCAAGTATGAGCCCACCGCTAAGGGACTTTACACCAAATACGAGCCAATGGCCGAGCAATATGCTGCATCAGCTTGGCTCTCTCTCAACAAATTTCCCATTGTTCCTAAAGTTACTCAAGCAGTTGTTCCAACAGCTGCTTACTATTCCGAGAAATACAATGTGATGGTTCAGCAAACAGCAGAGAAGGGATACAAGGTTGCTTCATATCTTCCATTGGTACCTACAGAGAAGATCGCTAAGGTGTTCAGTACTCAGCCTGTGGCTTCCAGCTAA
- the LOC107008405 gene encoding stress-related protein isoform X1 yields MAETNPKTQQPAEMAQIDGEKLKYLEFLQVAMIHAALCVVKVYGYAKENSGPLKPGVQTVEGTVKTVVGPVYDKFHDVPVEVLKFVDRKVDQSVRTIETRVPPMVKQAPAAARSVAADVKSAGVMGAASGLAKTVYAKYEPTAKGLYTKYEPMAEQYAASAWLSLNKFPIVPKVTQAVVPTAAYYSEKYNVMVQQTAEKGYKVASYLPLVPTEKIAKVFSTQPVASS; encoded by the exons ATGGCCGAAACAAACCCTAAGACTCAACAACCCGCCGAGATG GCTCAGATTGATGGAGAGAAATTGAAGTATTTGGAATTCTTGCAAGTGGCGATGATTCATGCGGCGCTATGTGTGGTGAAGGTGTATGGTTACGCTAAAGAGAATTCTGGTCCCTTGAAGCCTGGTGTTCAGACTGTTGAAGGCACCGTTAAGACCGTGGTTGGCCCTGTTTATGATAAATTTCATGATGTTCCCGTCGAAGTCCTCAAGTTTGTTGACCGCAAG GTTGATCAGTCTGTTCGTACGATTGAAACTCGTGTCCCCCCTATGGTCAAGCAAGCTCCTGCAGCTGCTCGCTCTGTTGCAGCTGATGTCAAAAGTGCTGGTGTGATGGGAGCTGCATCAGGACTTGCTAAAACAGTCTATGCCAAGTATGAGCCCACCGCTAAGGGACTTTACACCAAATACGAGCCAATGGCCGAGCAATATGCTGCATCAGCTTGGCTCTCTCTCAACAAATTTCCCATTGTTCCTAAAGTTACTCAAGCAGTTGTTCCAACAGCTGCTTACTATTCCGAGAAATACAATGTGATGGTTCAGCAAACAGCAGAGAAGGGATACAAGGTTGCTTCATATCTTCCATTGGTACCTACAGAGAAGATCGCTAAGGTGTTCAGTACTCAGCCTGTGGCTTCCAGCTAA